ATAGAACTATTGCTTTATTGGAACTTTTTCAACTATTTCTTTTAAAATTGTCTCTACTTTTATATTATCCGCTTCTGCAAGAAAATTTAGAATAATTCTATGTCTTAAAACTTCAAAGAAGATATACTTTACATCTTCGGTAGTAGCAAATTCTCTATTTTCCAAAAGTGCGTTTGCTTTTGCGCCAATTATAAGAAATTGACTTGCCCTTGGACCTGCACCAAATTGAACATATTTTTTTCTCAACTTCATATTCTCTATCAACTGTAGTCCTTTTTACAATTTCTATTTCATTTTCAAATGTTGGATAATCTAAAACTATTTCCATCATAAATCTATCTACTTGTGCTTCTGCAAGTGGATAAGTTCCCTCTTGTTCAATTGGA
The Candidatus Hydrothermales bacterium genome window above contains:
- a CDS encoding AAA family ATPase; the protein is DEINRTPPKTQSALLEAMQEKRVTVLGKTYELEEPFFVLATQNPIEQEGTYPLAEAQVDRFMMEIVLDYPTFENEIEIVKRTTVDREYEVEKKICSIWCRSKGKSISYNWRKSKRTFGK